One Catenulispora sp. GP43 genomic window, GCGATGGCCGCGATGCTGGCCGGCTGGGAGGTCACCGAGGCCGGCCGGCAGCCGTGGATCGTGTACGGCCGCATGACGGTGCGCCAGGCCGCGACCACCAGCGGCGGCATCGGATGGTCGCTGATCGCCACCATCGTGGTCTACCTCGGCCTGGCCACGGCGCTGCTGCTGATCCTGCGCCGGCTGGCGACCGGCGCGCCGCCGGAGCTGGCGGAGGGGGCCGAGGCGCCGGGGCCGGAGGACCCTGAGACGCCGGGGCATGAGGATCAGGACTCGAGCTCCGCGGACTCCGGCAGCGGGCGCGAGTTCGAGGGGGCGGCCCGGTGACCGGGAGCGGCGGGGGTTTCGCGGCCGAGCGCCGCCCCGCCTCGACCATCGTCGGCACCCTGCCGCCGGAGCGCCGGACAGGACCCATGCCCGCCGCCCGCAAACCCGCCCGCAGCCCCGCCCGCAAGCCCGACCTGGAAGGACCGGCCCGATGACCGCCGTCAACCTCCTGCTGGGCGTGATCGTCTGCGCCCTGGCCGCCTACGCCCTGCTCGCCGGCGCCGACTTCGGCGCGGGGGTCTGGGACCTGCTGGCGCGCGGCCGGCACGCCGATCGTGAGCGCCGCCTCATCGCGCACGCGCTGGGGCCGGTGTGGGAGGCCAACCATGTGTGGCTGATCTTCGTGATCGTCGCGACGTTCAGCGGGTTCCCCACCGCCTTCGGCATCATCGCGCGCGGGCTGGAGTTGCCGTTGGCTCTGGCGCTGGCGGGGATCGTGCTGCGCGGGGCGGCGTATGTCTACCGCGCCTACGGTGAGGGTGCCGCGGGGCCGGACAGTCTGTGGAGCCGGGTCTTCGCGGTGGCCTCGTCGATCACCCCGTTCATGCTCGGGGTCAGCGGTGCCGCGCTGGCTACCGGCAAGATCACCGCCGACTCGGGTCCGCTGACGCCCTTCAGCTCGCCGTTCACGCTGGTCGCCGGGGTCTTCGCGGTCGTCGTGACCGCGTTCCTGGCCGCCGTCTACCTCTGCCACGACGCCGGTACCGACCCGGACACCGAGGACCTGGTCCCGGCGTTCCGGCGCAAGGCGCTCGGGGCGGCGGCAG contains:
- a CDS encoding cytochrome d ubiquinol oxidase subunit II, yielding MTAVNLLLGVIVCALAAYALLAGADFGAGVWDLLARGRHADRERRLIAHALGPVWEANHVWLIFVIVATFSGFPTAFGIIARGLELPLALALAGIVLRGAAYVYRAYGEGAAGPDSLWSRVFAVASSITPFMLGVSGAALATGKITADSGPLTPFSSPFTLVAGVFAVVVTAFLAAVYLCHDAGTDPDTEDLVPAFRRKALGAAAVAGAVSLALLPLLYQDAPTVAHRFTERSIPFVAVAVVCGFGSIAVIWKRHYVLARATAATAVVGVLLGWAAAQYPDLAVGAATAKDSAAGPANLHALLIAMGFGLVVILPAFYLLLKVFSGPEGAAAVQGPQTK